Proteins encoded within one genomic window of Setaria italica strain Yugu1 chromosome IV, Setaria_italica_v2.0, whole genome shotgun sequence:
- the LOC101761752 gene encoding probable galactinol--sucrose galactosyltransferase 1 isoform X2, whose protein sequence is MLPVLDGDFRVSLQGSPENELQLCLESGDPEVQTMEAADAVFINSGDNPFKLMKESIKLLSKIKGNFKHIEDKEVTLCRSLQIWTGLGGAPGMHFTRLLTQQGSRRALRDDGIRAEEARGNHQKYT, encoded by the exons ATGCTGCCAGTTCTTGACGGCGATTTCAGGGTCAGCCTTCAGGGGAGCCCCGAGAACGAGCTCCAGTTGTGCTTGGAGAGCG GTGATCCTGAGGTCCAGACGATGGAAGCAGCTGATGCGGTATTCATCAACTCAGGGGATAATCCATTCAAGCTAATGAAGGAATCCATCAA GTTGCTATCAAAGATCAAAGGAAACTTCAAGCATATTGAGGACAAGGAGGTAACTCTATGCAG ATCCCTGCAAATTTGGACTGGTTTGGGTGGTGCACCTGGGATGCATTTTACAAGGCTGTTAACCCAGCAGGGATCGAGGAGGGCCTTAAGAG ATGATGGAATTAGAGCTGAAGAAGCTAGAGGAAATCATCAAAAATATACATGA
- the LOC101761752 gene encoding probable galactinol--sucrose galactosyltransferase 2 isoform X1, with amino-acid sequence MLPVLDGDFRVSLQGSPENELQLCLESGDPEVQTMEAADAVFINSGDNPFKLMKESIKLLSKIKGNFKHIEDKEIPANLDWFGWCTWDAFYKAVNPAGIEEGLKREEEMQDLNRRTHSRMAWLGFLSLGICLSVAGLQLWHLKTYFERKKLL; translated from the exons ATGCTGCCAGTTCTTGACGGCGATTTCAGGGTCAGCCTTCAGGGGAGCCCCGAGAACGAGCTCCAGTTGTGCTTGGAGAGCG GTGATCCTGAGGTCCAGACGATGGAAGCAGCTGATGCGGTATTCATCAACTCAGGGGATAATCCATTCAAGCTAATGAAGGAATCCATCAA GTTGCTATCAAAGATCAAAGGAAACTTCAAGCATATTGAGGACAAGGAG ATCCCTGCAAATTTGGACTGGTTTGGGTGGTGCACCTGGGATGCATTTTACAAGGCTGTTAACCCAGCAGGGATCGAGGAGGGCCTTAAGAG GGAGGAGGAAATGCAGGACCTGAACAGGCGAACACACTCGAGGATGGCTTGGCTCGGGTTCCTCTCGCTCGGCATCTGCTTATCAGTGGCGGGCTTGCAGCTGTGGCACCTGAAGACTTACTTCGAGAGAAAGAAGCTATTGTAG
- the LOC101761752 gene encoding probable galactinol--sucrose galactosyltransferase 2 isoform X3 — MLPVLDGDFRVSLQGSPENELQLCLESGDPEVQTMEAADAVFINSGDNPFKLMKESIKLLSKIKGNFKHIEDKEIPANLDWFGWCTWDAFYKAVNPAGIEEGLKR, encoded by the exons ATGCTGCCAGTTCTTGACGGCGATTTCAGGGTCAGCCTTCAGGGGAGCCCCGAGAACGAGCTCCAGTTGTGCTTGGAGAGCG GTGATCCTGAGGTCCAGACGATGGAAGCAGCTGATGCGGTATTCATCAACTCAGGGGATAATCCATTCAAGCTAATGAAGGAATCCATCAA GTTGCTATCAAAGATCAAAGGAAACTTCAAGCATATTGAGGACAAGGAG ATCCCTGCAAATTTGGACTGGTTTGGGTGGTGCACCTGGGATGCATTTTACAAGGCTGTTAACCCAGCAGGGATCGAGGAGGGCCTTAAGAG ATGA